tgtcccgattgaaattttattggattgaggcggatctctattgcttccttgaTTGTGTGGccccagtaacgttgtgcgtggcaaagggtTTTTGTATCTCTCCATCTaatggcatggtcttcattaatgctgtgctCCGctacggccgacttttctggttgcgctaatctgaaaaatctttggTTTTCTTtaagcctcgtctcaatcgttcagCCTTTCTCACCCTCatatattttaccacattcacgaggaattccataaacccctggtgtcttcaggCTGATCGGATCTTTCGCCCTCACCAAGTGGTGCCTGAACACTAGTCTGGGTGTATTTGAgccaaaagagaatattaatgttgattattttggaggaagaaaaattttagacccatatttcatgacttttaattatttagtttgtattaccactgtgcaaaagttaggcctgatgttataatttttttctattttttgtcatCACTTATAACTGCCATGCCCGGATGTCTCGTATtcacccagactatcaaatccatttgaagcttttctaattttccattgtattcaatgtaaaagtgtgttttatactgattttttgtcaaaattttactgtatttttctTTAACCTGTTTCCATTGAAATTCTTTGTAGGTACCTCCCAAACACATCAGAGGAAAAGtaataggtattcacaaatttgtggaagctagtttccatTGCACCATAGAGATTGTTGAacaaccaaaatttaaatatttttcgtcaaattaaattttcaactaccctcccaaatgttttataaacaatgttaacccttaggtgcacgctaagcggggattttgccgcatttttaaataattcgaaATAGCGAGTTTACTGTGCATGGATCACATGTGGCACACTTTGATATTCTATAACTGTAATTTTCCCTCcaccaagaacatatgtttgcgtcaatgtgacggccaactattgcgttagaatcttacaaagtgagaacgacgtaACTTCGGGTGAATTGCCGCTAGATGGCTTTCACACGATACTAAGATACTTCTGATAATCTGTCGTTACCGTGGAAACTCGGAAGCATAATCCTTTTTGCAACactatgttaatatgttgtctcgttttttatattttttgtaagcatttgcattataatttcttccctattattatttgtaaaatttatctcaacctcaaaccacaagtcataatttaaaaatttcttcttcatactcaaatatgaataacattggtgtaaaaatgcgttatttacactttactagtgaccgagaaaataagttatgcacgttCTTCATAATGCATTATGCATTGGAGTTTAAAGGCGAAGAGTCGGCACTTGGCATACCTACCTGCGAGAGAAGAACATAATGCTCGAAAGGCATTATAACAAGATttaggaatcgtaacctccttatggacGTAAATTGTACTATGATTTTTATCGAATTGTGAACAAATTGAGCCGGtggtgactaatgtagagtatatgatattccaagGACAGAACGTATTTATCACCCTGAtgagttctaacgagtgcttcaagagcttgataatgaagatgaGAGGGAAGGGCAGGCCAAACGATATGGAGAATATTcttttgatttctcacatgaaaaagaagaagaggaagaatgTATTTTAAGACGCATTACATTCCAGCTAGAGTAagcagtctgatgataataatattgttagccgcccacataatttcaacgtttgtctagatcaacggaaaacggtgaaacgttttggctgaactcttagatacaatttgcaaacacccaaacaaaagctaaatacattATTGCTCGTGTTTCACCAGGGCCagcatcatttcctaagaatgccgcaaccgaactcgaattgttgccgaaaacTTTACTGaacgtgatataaaaaaatatcgagaATACCAACTTTTACATTGAAGGAAAACTGTCatctcatgtgtactcgagaTTCAGAGGTTGCATCACTACTTCTCGTatataaataatatctttatttggaattaaatacactttctctgtaaataaaagttggaaGGCAGATGCTAGAAAAGCTTGTTAAACAAATGGAAGAGGCCTGATGATTTGCAgaacagcgcacagtgggctagaatcgaaaaaagctggccaaaacctcaaaatcgatttttttgagctaggaagttgaaacttcgcatacgtattttcgaataaattttgcatacgtttccagattatttattccCTGTGTTCTCGCGTTAACAATATATATTAGGTCAaatttgagcaaatttagcgaaaaacgacgaccactcgattttttctgaaaattgctgATTTTATCCTCGTgcggtggtttcatgaatagttttatcgacaaaactgttatatcaTATTAATTGGCACTTCTTTTGCTTTGATTTGAAgggttttttaagattttttttcatcaataaccatagatatattacaaaatggcggagcctgttttcagccctttttttatataaacgtaggaaaaaagtagacattatcatcGAAtttcactaagtaacttatatcatgtcgttttatcaagcttctacattgtggatctatagtgaaaccttgcaccaacttgcaaccccgaatttgaaatcgttttttcgagcgtgcggtcgactccggttctggcccgcGGCGGCGTAGAGTACAgcgacgcggcaagcgcgtgGATCCAATATGGTCTCATttacttttatatgtggataacagatataatagtgatacaaaagaatcaccagaaagaaaaattaattaatattaatacgaatgactcttattatgtaATCGCTGGGCAATGCAAGAGGTGAATTGCAAGGTTTCGTTTTTTCAGTGCATTCCATATAATACTACGGAGAATGGGCTTAAATCGGGTGCTTTAAGTAGGGAAACAGACTCTTTATTAACAAACtgtataacaataaaaaataatatattcctttAACGTGATGGAAAATGACTCAAGACAGTACTTgcttttaccgaaatatcaagtactgtcttggtgcttgaatagtacattattcttatccagtaagtttatttagtttatatctttgatttaaagcaattaataactattccttatgcagcataatGTACAAGTTGCTTTAGTTTAGCCACTGCAGGTGGATGTTAAGtcgtatgttttcagggttgtagcAACAGAAGGAAAAGGGGGAAACGATTGCAAAATTAAGATatagtgaccatcctcggaggcaaggacccttgccaagtggataaaatgcaaccccgagtattatgtgatgtcagattaagaggtcctctcactaagtaattgtgtccacgCAGTTCACTAAATTTCAGTACAAGGGTCTTCGAAAACCTAAAATTCCCTGGATATAATCTTAACACCAATTATGAGAGAGTGAAGTGAGCATACGATTCCATTTacgcgagtgaaattattgtagtaGAGGCTGTATgtgaagtttccaaaaatggttttCGACCATACCGCGTCTCTAATCACAACGTGCATTTCAACAGATTCAAgtctcgcgtcgcatataaagtgcactttaatttgcaaaaacGGCTTTGAAAGCAGTCAGGATATGCTCAATATGTGGAACGAGAGGATAACTCATGGTAATCACATGTTGGAACGAGAGCCTGTGTCTCATGAATACATTCTCGTGAGCACCCTTGTGCCTGCTTGTTTTGGCTAAAGATGCTCTTCGTTCGGTATAGCATGAAAAAGgtacgagtattcaaaagtcatcacaattattctagatttcctctctaAATAGCcatcactgacgctttaaatccAATTATTATATGCCACcgaccgtacataaggtcttcattcacggAGGTTActttgcaaaagagtccattcttaattgtgacaactgtcaggggaagcatTAGAGGCGCGcaataaggacgtgagaaagatCCGTGAACGGTTGGCTAGAAAAATAGCAGGAGTGGCCACAAATCAGGATTTATTCCatagacaactcctaatgtcatgaCTAATAACAAATATTACACCAATTAAACCGGAGGAAACgtacagcttgccgaaaaatataatggatctgttttcgaaaaaggaaaacaatatttgAGCTCAGATAGTGAAAGTGATGAGGACTCGTccgatagtgaatgaaaaaccgtaacttttttattgctgaaagtgCTAATTGCaatatgttagttgggaaaagtgtgaGTTGtgttttttatgtattgtttgcaaattatttctaagaaaaaacgatttttgtcaacagcgcagtttattaagaataaagaCGTTGATATATACGTGAGAGATTTAAATCCATACTTTAAATGGAGCATAAGGCAAAAGTTAAAATTAACGGTATTTCTTTGAAAGCATACATTAtccgatgtgagtaatatgcctttcgAAACGTTTACAGCTAGCTGCAGTCCGTACCAAAAACAAGGTCGATGGTCTccgcactacaacaatactataaaacgaccgttgtcaagaggcctttaaatatgtatgtgcGGTTAAGAAGTGGAGACCAttgatcatcgagggctcttgcctcgAAATAGAGTTTGTTTTTAATAagagagtccgtttccctacttaaagcacacgatttaagtccattctccgtagtagtacatGGAATGCACTAAAAAAGAAACCTTGCAGTgaacctcttgcagtgcccagcgattgcataataagagtcattcgtattaatattaattaatttttctttctggtgattcttttgtatcactattatatctgaTATCCacatataaaattgaatgagACCATATCGGATCcacgcgcttgccgcgtcgccgtactctacgccgccgcgggccagaaccggagtcgaccgcacgctcgaaaaaacgattttaaattcggggttgcaagttggtgcaaggctTCACTATggatccacaatgtagaagcttgaTAGAACggcatgatataagttacttagtgaaaGTCgatgataatgtctacttttttcctacgtttatgtaaaaaaagggctgaaaacaggctccgccattttgttatatatctatggttatgaaacaaaatctttaaaaacccttccaATGAAAGCAAAAGAAGTGCCAATTAATAtgatataacagttttgtcgataaaactattcatgaaaccaccgcACGAGGATAAAAtcggcatttttcagaaaaaatcgagggtcgtcgtttttcgctaaatttgctcaaattTGACCTAACATATATTGTTAACGCGAGAACACGGAATAAATAGTCTGGAAAGGTATGCACAATTTATTCGAGAATACTTATGCGAAGTTTctacttcctagctcaaaaaaatcgattttgaggttttggccagcttttttcgattctagcccactgtgcagcgtatATATTGGTTGCTgtcaatatttggttgaaaaaaacaacggtaaggaaataatttgaccgtggattcgtgctatggTAGGGTAGGAGGGTCTTGACCAGTGGCTGGGAAAGGGACGGGTGCCCCGTTGAGCCTGAGTATCTAGGAGTTCATGGTTGAGCTGGGTCTCAAATCTGATGCCTTTTCTACGCTACATACTTACCTTAAGTGTCTTCACTTAAGTCTAATCTTAAGTCAGGTGCAGTAGCTACACTTCAGCTTTAAGTCAACTTCAGTGCCGTGATCTATATCGGGAAACAATTATGTTCACAGATGAAGATGTAGGAGATCAATAAGTGCTTCTGTGATCCTAAACCACGGATATCTGAGATAAACTTCCAAAccccgtgaattaaccattttggattcagatggGCAAAAGGAAAGACCAATTTCAGTCCCTGAGCAAACGCTttttggcgagaggtgatggagccagaggaatttagaattgcGAAGCTTGACTTCTTGGAATGACATTTGCATAACGTAAACGAAAACACTTCGTCAAATTCCACtcatttattaaaaccattgatgttaaatctAACCTTTAATTtctccagggatgccgacttagaaaaaatatttggggggcccaaatcgggaATTTGtcccaggaaaattttataagttttcaaaGCATcgaagtttaaagtttttaaagcattttagaagtcatttgatcaacattttagaaccctgataactcgaatttcgatatctggacactcggggGAAAACCgagaagcctgacacattttttcctcacacccagaactaatttttgagggggctcgtgccccctcaggccccatggagtcggcgccaatgaaCTTCTACCACGTCCAgttaaccctttttaacccagagctacttctggatgaaatcaaatttcacgatttttcattttgaaaacttgaagcttttgcactcaatcataattatcttggcagctaaacatttcgtaattaaaatttacaccacaaaataattcgtagtttagatatttccttaatagagctgaaaatgtgtataattttgatgttgcttagaagcaacattgggtgtTAAATGGCCATATCTTATCCCCCTCGGTATCCCcaggactaaaattgaagccctatgcaATGGTTGCAATAGAAGTGTGTGGGATTTTACTAAGTGCAttagtttacgttattttcgattatggaaTCATGGAAACTTACCTGtttcaccggatcctctgccgtcgtctcagtcttaaaattccttaaagcgtttctaagttttataaaaacTAGTTTCACAGCGGGAAACAGGCATAGCATAagtagttttcacggaaataaagccaacaataagatgacaaattccgtaaaataaattcgtctatttaataaccccaacactagaagtaaactaacgaaatagaacgctcaataaccacatcatggaatacagcacaacttaggaCAGTACTAACTGGATGAGTCAGGGATAGGATGGGTATTatcatagatcttttatacagtagatgGCGCTTTCCCCTAGCCCCTTACGGCCGGAGCGCGTAGCCAACATACCGCCCCCCTTTCGCTCTCGGAGTCACGTGGTTCGGGTAAAATTAATGGCGGCGTTTGAATTCTGTTGTGAATATCGTTCCCGCTCCGGTAAAAGACATGTTACTTTTACTTACAGCGCTAGGGAAGTACGtgtatattttgctttttatttttatttacgttttgctgtATTATATATGAACCCGataacaaaattatttgaataggagtaatgtttttcgaaaaaattcgcataaatgttgagttacaAAAAAAGTGACGCCGATTTGCGCAAATTTGGCTATTTGTGAcaataaattaaagtattataaagatattcgtgaagaaatcagctgcaaatgtTTGCAAGTAAGCGAATAAAAGcgatttatgttcctagccgTGGTAGACGTGAGCATCGACACGCTAgtatcagcgcagtgtaggcacatggtatattgtgtctcccaatgtttcatgggccagaatcacgaAAATAAGAAGTTTagcattttaaatactttttaatagTTTGCTATCATCCAAACTTTACCTGTGTGTGGACCAAGAAAAGAATTTCGGTCTTCGAGGTTAAGCGCAGTTgtgacgctgggagaggagaaaaaatattttcttcgatcgcttctctgaacgacttcaatcgcgttttggtaatctattgaagtaaatacgacaggctacatgcgCTGCTACTAGGGAAACCTAcaaccggcttccctttctttccatccgaagtggcaagagacccgttacccgaacacgcgcCGGACCTTAGGTACGTGGGAAGGGGTCCTTAGTCGGGACATTCTACTATCTTATAacttggcgcaccacccaacttgagtttattgcctTCCTAGGGACGGTCTCACccgcaagtgaagctgcacgttaACAGATGAGGTCTTTatcctccacccgcctccttttggacgggttgtattgcaggtccgccgctagtatgctttttcgcacaaaatctaaacatttcacatttctctttacggggtctaaccttacccctacaagttatccaggggaatacccTGGCTAAAGatttctcctctttttaaccccgtccaaatatcggtcgaaacattttcgtaaccttcagtttctccttttctgtcgatgtgagcacatacccatcactaattgagaagtcctattttggctacagttttagtgatttacagtgatctccCAAAGATGTTAGTGATAACTAAGAAATTGCGacttattagttcctgacaaccacagaaATAAGGATTAATGAGCAGGTATACTGTTTCATTTATTACCGTTTCtaatttccgtttttttaaattggtcggAGACGAGGCACCacactaatttttcatattttcccttctatttgatgtTTACACTttgtagaaagaagactgttgtgtagatTTTTACAAatctctgtttttattattgactgtcaaaaatGTCATGGACATTTGCGCGGcaagaactgcacggaaaaatgctggagaaaaaagagaaaaccatagttgctcgaaaaaggaatttgaatgcatatctagagggctgtttcagattacacggggATGAGGATGCAAACCttcagcttattaattttttgaacatgaaatttttttattccgacaagagaagatggcgagctagttcgcgagtAACTCGACAAAATCTATATGGAATGACCattaagtattatatttttcgaattttgaccctcccttttaaattgcatttgagcgagggtcaggggttcacgtagagatctcaaaattttcaggtcttattttcgatcggtcccacaactttttttcattgggccagatggatttgaaataaaatcgatttttgcgatccgccctactgtataTGGATATTATTTCATTGCCTTACTTAATGGCGCCCATTAAGTTTCACAATGTAGCCTAGTCTCAAGTCTTCTGGCGAAATACCATTGGCGATATTAAATCTCAAGTTTGCCTATGTTCCAGTACCGCTCTGCGAAAGCCTGCAATTCTTCGTCATAGGAATCATTCTGTCTCGCATATTATTACCATGCTGAATATAAAAACCACTCCAACCTCCGTTTGATATGCGAGCATATCTCCTATCACAATTTCGTCATAATCCGTGGTGGTCAAGTAAATACTTTCGTGACGCTATTAACTTGATAgcctattcgtttagtttatgaatataaatttatagCGCCCAAGGCCCCGTGAAAATTCCTTCCCTCCTCCGCCTGGCTTTTAGACTTCAATCTTTGAAGTACATTAGACCGTTTCAACACTTGTTCACAGCTTCATGTTGTAAAACAGTATTAGTGGTAATGATGAAAGCCAAGCAGATATGAAGATCGAAGGATTCGTGGAGGACGCAGCTCGCCTACGGTGAAAGAACCCCTCTTATAGGACCCTGCCGCAAGATCCCGATTCCGCATGCTTGTATAAGAGAGACAATTAGACTATTCTCTCGGTCCGAGGCGAAGATCGTCTTCCCTCAGCCGGAGGCGATGAAGACGGACGGAGAGTTTGGAAATGGGAAGGGAGTgaaggaagggaaagaagagaAAGAACTAGAACGATCTTGAACGATGGAACTCTCGCCTCTTGCTCGCAACTCCGGGGCCGTCCGTCGGCTTCTTGAAAATTAAAACAGTCAATAGGATTCCCTCATATGTCGtaagccctctagaatatacttactctttAGTTTACAACTCTCTCAATCAATCGTACATTATcatcaacttgatattttcataaatattacatAGAAGCACTACATGAACTAACATCGATCAGAAAAACCAACATTAATAACCATACAATTAGAATTGATAGCACATAGAAAATTTTTCTTGAGACTAAATGCCTTAAACTGTTATCAAAAGTGTTGAGAAGCATGGTTTCCATTTAAATACGAACACTTTCCTACTATTCACTCCATCTACCAGTAAAAATAGCAGTTAAAGACATAAGAATGATTTATTCGATCCTTGAGGATAAAGTAGAGTCAAGTTACTAGAACATTGAGAAATTAGGTcacagaaataaatgaatattattgtattattttaacatAATGAGGCAACTCTTTCATTTCAAACATGAGGTAATCGTAGTGATACCTAATGAACACTAATTAATTAGAATCCTAAGACTATGTTTTTAAATGACAGAAAACGTGAATCTACGGAGAGAAAGTGTTTTCACAATCAATGCAAGAATAAGGCTTCTTTCCTATGTACACGCATGTGTAAGACAAGGTTTCGTTTGGTAGtataagacttttcacattcaccgcaggaataaggtttctccttcgtatgagtccgaatgtgatagacAAGCTGACTCCTTacagaaaaagacttttcacattcaccgcaggaataaggtttctcctttgtatgaatcctcatgtgacgGAGAAGGTTGCTCCAGACAGAGAAAGATTATTCACATTCgttacatgaaaaaggtttctccttcgtatgagtcctaATGTGATAGACAAGGCTACTCTTTTGACAGAatgacttttcacattcaccgcaggaataaggtttctcctttgtatgaatccaCATGTGACGGAGAAGGTTGCTCCTATCAGAGAAAGACTGTTCACATTCgttacatgaaaaaggtttctccttcgtatgaatcCGAACGTGACGGACAAGGTTACtcttttgagaaaaagactttctacattcaccgcaggaataaggtttctcctttgtgtgaatcctcatgtgacagacGAGGTTGCTCCTTAAAGAGAAAGACTTTCCACATTCATTGCAGGAGTACGGTCTCCTTGCTGTGTGTGGACTATCTCTCAATGATTTCCCATCTACAATGAAGCTTTTCCTAACGTCCCTcacatttttcttcttctttgttaCTCCAAAGTTTGCCTTAAGAAGCCTATTTCCTTTTTGTCTCACCCCTTGTCTTGAGATATCTTTTCCGATTGTTAAAGAAGCATCAATACCCAAATTGCCAGAACCAAAATAAATCTTGAGGTGCTCGATGAGATCATGTTTGGCACTGAATGCATCCCCACAGTTGAAGCAATGATAAGAATTGTCCTTTGATCTGGCACGCTTCCCAGGATTTTTAATCATGCTAGCACTTATCTCTTTCTTTTCTACCATGACTGCCTCGGGGCCACTCTTTCTACTGTCAGCGACCTTGAAAACCTTTTTGACCTTTTTGGTGTCTGGATTATCACTATCACTTGTTTCCTCAGCAACAGTCATTTTTGCTCTATCTACTCCGATTTTAGACACAACCCtgaattttgaatgaaacttTCCATCACCAGGAATTGAGCACGAAGTTGTTTTATCAGCAAGCGGGGTACCACATTTTACAATGTCTTTATCCATCACTTTCCTTGAATTTGATGCTCTAATTTTTGGCTCATGGAGAACATGCAAAGCTGAGGCTCTTCCATGAGCTGGGagatctagaaaagaatttcacttttaaaataagtaaagtcAGAAATGTAATCTATGATTCGTTGACCTAATTTATAATACTCATTACACAGATATGAAAGTTGCAACTTCAACCAATCTTTTGGTTAATTGCCATACACATAACAAGTgtggcaattaattttttatggtagTTTTCATacatttcttcacaaattgagcgGCCCTGCTGCTCAAAGAAATTCAGTTAGGTATTACGCACTAACCTCAAAATATCTACTCTAGAAAACAAGCCAGTGCACAATTCCAAGCAAAATGGTACTGGAGCATCCTAATGCAAAAATTTACCTAATagttaaatgtaaaattacaTACAAATTATTCAACTTCTCATATCCACCATCAATGAGGGTGATGCCCTGTACTTCATTGTACCACAattaaaaatttggatgaaaCAATATCCTTGAAATCTAAGCTAACAAGAATAAGTAAGCATGGCCTGGTCGCTTACTGTCTCTTCAGAACCAAAACTTCTGCACACAAGGAATTGAAATTgagttttgcctatttttagccaaattatttttttctccatacttCACTTCCTCCATGAATGTGTTTGACCTAGTAAAGCACAGTTTCCATGAGCGCAACAAAGTGAATTGGATGGGGTAtgtatcaaagcaaaattttcccattatttcgaAATTGAACCAAACCTTTTGTCCTCATTGCAACAAGCTCCATGTTAACTTTGTCTATTGATGCCACAGATGACGTGGGAGTTGTAATCTCATGCTTTGCATTCTTCACAAGTGATTTTTGGTAATTATTATCTATTAGCCAATCTTAAAGGCAAAATTGTTTTGTAAAGTACAGGGGAGTTTCCCTATGAATGCTCATGACttcaaatattgctttatttcactgaaacatgaagaaaattttactagCAATTAGCCAAACTGATTAAATTAACCagcaaaacttttaaaataaaccaaagacAGTATAGAAGGATGACAAATTCAGATTCTACATCCTTCACAAGTGGAGTGTCCAAAAACCTGGACTAAGAATTCAAT
The nucleotide sequence above comes from Ischnura elegans chromosome 13, ioIscEleg1.1, whole genome shotgun sequence. Encoded proteins:
- the LOC124170296 gene encoding zinc finger and SCAN domain-containing protein 2-like, with the protein product MTDELSDRVTYKCTSVKEEQISDDEEGLHVLNDCSDGVSNKLMHQDSSDQPNTLTASQGEKVEAQSRGNIVADLDLTLIGAKKEVSPEENAQRVEGEGAVNENLRSSPETKDCIRDAVVGTAQVACSVQPAEIFIPVPDIQLPTANMLAPEGGAEADVSEGDLPEDQQSEEYDEEESFCLRLESDSDEGDDCRNSDAGTKVPTSTENGELIQNQAMDMESMLETRDLPAHGRASALHVLHEPKIRASNSRKVMDKDIVKCGTPLADKTTSCSIPGDGKFHSKFRVVSKIGVDRAKMTVAEETSDSDNPDTKKVKKVFKVADSRKSGPEAVMVEKKEISASMIKNPGKRARSKDNSYHCFNCGDAFSAKHDLIEHLKIYFGSGNLGIDASLTIGKDISRQGVRQKGNRLLKANFGVTKKKKNVRDVRKSFIVDGKSLRDSPHTARRPYSCNECGKSFSLRSNLVCHMRIHTKEKPYSCGECRKSFSQKSNLVRHVRIHTKEKPFSCNECEQSFSDRSNLLRHMWIHTKEKPYSCGECEKSFCQKSSLVYHIRTHTKEKPFSCNECE